A stretch of DNA from Glycine max cultivar Williams 82 chromosome 18, Glycine_max_v4.0, whole genome shotgun sequence:
TAAAATGCATCTCAAGCCAAATATCGCaaaaacaagatattttttttgactCCCTTGCAAGAACATGACATGATCAATTTGTTTGTCTTTGAATAAAATGCACTTTCAACGTGAAATTTAACTTGAACATTAGAGAtcatttctaaattttaacACATTGAAATTAACTTCAAACCAAGTCAGACTATTTGGACAAGAAAACTCTTAAACACCTGTACGTAGTTAATTAATTACGATTGATGATGAATAAAAAGATCAGATTTTTTTCGTGTCTCGGTCCCTAGATTCGACATGCTATAAATTAACCTTTACACCAACAAACTTAATACTTACTTATAGTAACATGAAATGTTGGAGTATTATATTAGCTTATATTGGTGACaaattatatgtatgtattgCTTAAAATGTTAGGTAACCTATTATGTGTCCAAATAAAATATCAACGGTAGAGGATCATATCATGTTGGATCGGagtatcaataaaattttaccTTTGATAAAGTGGAGAAAATGAGAATTcatgtcttcttcacagatgtgTTTGTAACCTGCACGAAAAGAAACTTCTATGTGTAAATTAACAGCAATAAAGGAAACACGGTTGGCGCTGCAGGTTTTGTGCATGCAAATGGGGAATTGCATGGCATGGCATGGGCAAATGCAAAAAGGTGAATATTTTTTGTCATAAGAAAACACGCGGTTTGCGCTGCAGGTTTTGTGAAAAAGGGGAATTACATGGTATTAGGTGGATGTATGTTTTTTGTTGGAATCTAGTAAACGCTAGTTGCTCATGGTCTATAGAGTTGTTGGCTATTTGTTGtatataagttatatttattttataagcaAAAGAAACTTAATTAGAGTATTAAGGGTAGTCTAATTGAATACAAAACCCACAAACTCAATAAAGAATACAGTAACCTGCATGCGTCCTATTGGATTGATGATACATCTATGAGCAAAAGTATATATTTGAGACCCCCTGCCCCACCCCCTTGTAGAAAGCCAACCCCATAAACTAACCTTTACAAGATCTATCAAGTGAATAAGATCAAAATGAAAGATTACTATATTGTGTtaaattttctcataaattCTTGTGGGTTACAATTAATTGTGacattttattttgcaaaaaaacatgttaattttatgattcaTTTAATGGTATTTAAGCCACTAACAATCTAATTAATGATAATGACCCCTTTGGAcacctaatatttttttggaacagccaaaacaattatattgataatatgAGAAAGCACAGTAGATGACACAAGGAGTGGTGGCATCAACCATGCAGAGTGATTACAAAGTTGAAAATATGAGTGCCCCTGTATGTACTGATACAGCCCGATCGTAACAGAGACCCATTCATATAAGTTTAGAGAAAATATAGGATTTCGAATCACAATCCCAACTTCATGGTTTCTGTTAACTTGCTTCCCAAAATCCATAGTATCAACGACACAAACATGAATACTTTGACATAACCAATGTCTAAACTATAAAACACGGGACACcgcatacaaaaacaaacaaagagattttaataaaataaaatatgtgtaATATACGATAAAATATCTAGATGGAtggtatattcatttttttaaatcaattttttttttcaagtgacGACTTAAGTGTTTAaatcaacaaaatataattttgaatcgaatacttaataagaaataagaagTATTAAATAAGTGTTGGTGTCGAAAACATACAACAACACTTCAAACAAGAGAGGTATTTATGCTTCATAGAGGGTAATGCAAAAGAAGCAACATGAAGTTTAATAGGGCCATGCAACCTTCGTGGTTGCTAAATGAAGTGCAAAAGTTTTATCTATATATCAAAATGTTTAAGGGGTCGCAGCCAATAAATTGAAGTAACACACAGAAAATATAAACGGATAAGTTATAGTTAGTTTCCTCTATGCTACTGTTTGCTATCTTATGTTATTTTCTGTGATTAGTCCCATTTAGCAATAATTACTAGTAGCCATGCATGTAACAGCACACTATATGTGCAGATGTATCATCCACTGGTATTAACGAGAATCATTCAATCGTGTtcagtattttaaattttctcttcataacttaactttcaatctcttttctcttcattcttcatcaacTGCCGTATACCATCAGAAAAACATTTGAAGAAATTATATGAACCAGTGCTCTCCGGTTCACACGTCAAGGTGTAGGCTTCATACTTTTGTGCCATGCATGTTCATATGTAgggaaaaaaaagtgtaatcAATTCTGATTTCTGACAAATACTGTTGTCCCTGGTTCCTTTTGTATCTCTTTCCGTGAAATTCTTATGATTTTTCTTGTGGTGGCCGCTGCTGTTGTTCATAAAGATAAACCCAAAATGACAATGCTCTCCTCAATGGGGCAAAGCAGCAAATTCTATGCTTATGAGTGTTGTAGTCAAGCTGGGGATTGAGAATAAAAGGGTGGCCAGCTAGCATGTTAGCCACAGAACTTTACAAAAGTTCAGTTTCTCATACATCTCAGAAACAAACTTTTCATCTCTCAAAAATACTACCCATTAACTAGTTAGCTCATAACCGAGTTCAAACTTTTCTTGTTATTTATGGTGCGGTTATTATGGGGATTGTATTGGATTTAGAAGCCATGCCTACACCATCAAAGCTTTAATTGGAAGCAAATGCTATACTAAAGAGTGGATGGTGGAATCAATCGCAATCAGATACCCACAATATCTGTTTGTGGGATGGTATATCTTGCAATGATGCTGGAAGCATAACTAGAATCACATACTCGAATTCTACACAAGGGATTTAATTTGTAACACTAAACCTCTCTGCTTTCAAGAATTTAGAATGGCTAGAGGTCTCAGGAAGTGGACTAAGAGGGACAATCCCAACTGAAATTGGTAATCTCCATGGCTTTGAAGCAGAGGTGCCGACTTTTGATGAGAGTTTCAGAAATGAGGCCAAAGTATTATCAGACATAAAGCATCGAAATATCGTGAAGCTATATGGATTCTGCTTGCACAAAAGAATCATGTTGTCTGATGATGAGGAAGCAATGGAATTGGATTGGAGAAAGAGAGCTAACATCGTGATAGGCACTGCACATGCTCTGTCATATCTTGATCATGACTGCACCCCTCCAATAGTGCACAGAGACATATCAGCCAGCAATGTCTTGCTTAACTCAGAGTGGGAGCCTAGTGTTGGTGACTTTGGCACAGCTCGATTCCTCAGCCTCGATTCATCAAATCGAACTATAGTTGTAGGAACCATTGGATATATAGCTCCAGGTAAACTATTCACATCATTTCATTTAGTCTTCATATTTTGGTTCCTTTCCCTTTTATTACCTATGTCCTCTACTTCATATGATTTGATGCAGTGCATCCCTAATCAATAATAGCAAGCAGATGCACTAGTTTTGAATATTGAGTGTATATAAATTGTAGATTTTAATGATGTTActttttcaatcattttccatttgatttttgaatgtGCTCGtgttaatgttttaaattaatgCAGAGCTAGCGTATAGTATGGTTGAGTGAAAAGTGTGATGTGTATACCTTCGGGGTGGTGGCACTTGAAACTTTGATGGGAAGGCATCCTAAGGAAATACTATCGTCACTTCAATCAGCTTCTACGTATAATGGCATCACATTATGTGAAATATTGGACCAACGCCTCCCACACCCAACAGTCAGTTTTACTGGACATAGTTCGTGTTGCCATAGTCGAATTTGCATGCTTAAATCTCAACCCTTCCTCTCTCCCAACAATGAAATGTGTCTACAAATGTTTTCTTACTCAGCTCACACCATTAAACATTCCCTTGCGTGAAATTTCATTGCAGCTGCTCATGGGTCAAGAATTCAAGGGTTATTTAAATGTGTGAACTCCTGGAAGTGTATCTTCTAATTGAAGTTAGATCACATCAGCATTCAATAAAAACTGTAACGATTCTCAATAGTGTATCTCCTGAAAGTGTACTTTGGTCATGTTACAGTTCTGTAAAAaagtttcaaatatattttagtcatGTGCATTTCATTACAATTCCTTTTCTCTACAGTTGTTAAAAATAGATGGAAAGCTTGTATCACCATCCGAGTGTAAGCAGATGGTGATAGGTGGAAATTTTCGTCTATTTTCTAATGGAATAATGAATAGAAATGTAGTAAAACTCACAGCTTTATAATGTTTAGAGACTTTCTACCCGATTTAAAAGTAACATATTCACAGCACGCACATAGTTAAATACAGATAAAGATTTTACTTACTACTAAGGGagtctaattcaatttttttattttttattaaacttaagCATCAACGTTCCCTTGCAGTAGATCCAGTGCCAACTTCGAATCTGTCTGGCACATGATGTTACGGTATCTCAGGTTCCAAGCTTTGCAGAGACCATGCATAAGGGCAAACAGCTCTGCCTTGAGGTTGGTGAAACCCAATATCCAGTTACCATGGTGGTCTCGAAAAATGCCATCCAGGTTCAGTTTGATAGCCGTAGCTGGTGGTGGTTCCCAACGCACTTCTCGCAGTAGAGTCTGCTTCGGTGTACTCTGGTGACTCTTCAAAATAGCATCATATAAGCACTGAATTCCTCTGATAATCCTCCAAGTAGTCCATGCGATTTCCTGAAAGATAAGAGCCTTCCTAGACTTCCAAAGAACCCAACAGGGTATTGTGGAGTagaagtgtgaggtgaagtctcacATCGAGTAATAAACAGGTTGAACACCATATAAATGAGAAGACCCATAAGCTTGAGCCtttgggttagagtgtggtgtACTCTGGTGACTCTTCAAACTAGCTAATACCATAAATTGGCATGGATGACAGGACAGATTTTGCTAAAGTGACTCTTCCAGGTGAACACCATATAGATGAACTTTGCCACTATCCCAATTTTACAATTTCTGGAAGAGTTAGGAATTTAAGCTATAAAGGAATTTAGTTTCTGGAAAAGGATAatattggaaatttattttaaggggAATGCTCTTAGCTGTTGGGGAGTGTATATAACAATTGTCatggtataatatttttaatattttacggTGTGTATAAAATGATATGACGTTGTTATTTTTTCAGcagtaaatatattaaaaacgagaaaatatataatttaggaTAAATATAAGTTGCAGTAAAAACAAATGTTAAATTCTTTaagttaaaagaataaaagagtaAAACTGGAGAAGTCCAAAGCTAAAAGTTCTCTTCATTCGGAGCAAAAGCAATAGTGCAACACTACCATGTGATTGCCAAATGAAATGCAAAATGGTTTGATCTATATATCTAAGACGTTTAAGGGGCCGAGCAAATATACCATAGCAACGAATCAATAGAAGTAACACACAGAAAGTGTAAAGGGATAAGTTACTTATAGTCGGTTTCTTTTAAAagcttcttatttttaataaatatttaatttttatgtttattatcgaataaatttttattttatattaaatctttaataaaataataattttatttttcatccttaatattttattttagtttctaataaattagtaaattttatatttactttctaaaaaattcagaaaatttcttattttattaagaactaaaaaaagtgtcaaaaataaaaaaaaattatgcaaaataaatacaaaaatgagATAGTCtaagtttattttaaactaCTGTTTGTTATCTTTTGTTATGTTCTGTTAACTGGTCACAATGCagcaataattattatatataaatgtatgCTCAAGTTGTATCAATCTCTTTAATCCTTGTTCATCTACTGCTCCGATACGATTAGAAACCTCCAAGAAATTATACGCACCAGTGCTCCTTGATTTTGTACAACATGGTGTAGGCTCCAACCAACGAGTGGACTAGATGGGACTATCCCGCCTGAAATTGGTAATCTCCACAAACTCACTTATCTCGATTTGTCCTGGAATTCTCTTCATGGGACCTTGCCCATTTCGAttacaaaactcacaaaattagAATGGTTTGACATCAGTAACAACTTCGTGAAATACCAACAGAGCTTGGATACTTGTCATCCTTAAAAATACCACATCCGCTAGTCGAGTATATAAGTGAGGAATAACTCTCACCCTTTAaactagcttttggggttgaattAGACATAAACTCACAGTCTAAATATTCTAAGAAGTCTCACCAGAAAAGTCCCTCCATTTCCACCCAGTGGGATTCAAATGGACATTTCCTATAATAATTTGAAGGGTCCCATTCCAAATGGTTTCCCTGCGTCTTCGCTAATAGGCAACAAGGATGTATGTAGCGACAATTCGTATATCCAAACCCTACTCCATTTCAAGCCTTGTCCAGCCCACCGCAAATATCTGGTCATAGTTCTTCCaatccttgtttttctaatCATGACCTTCTTACTGCTTGTTTATCTGAGGCATATTCGCCTTGCAATTaagaaaaaacatgcaaagaaAGCAGTGATGACTAAGAATGGggatttattttgtatatggaACTATGATGGAAGCATAGCCTATGAAGACATCATTAGAGCTACCGAAGATTATGACATGAAATATTGTATTGGAACTGGAGCATACGGGAGTGTTTATAAGGCACAATTACCAAGTGGCAAGGTTGGTGCCTTGAAAAAACTTCATGGCTTTGAAGCAGAGGTGCCGGCTTTTGATGAGAGTTTCAGAAATGAGGTCAAAGTATTATCAGAAATAAAGCATCGACATTTTGTGAGGCTGCATGGATTCTGCTTGCACAGAAGAATCATGTTTTTGATCTTTGAGTACTTGGAGAAGGGAAGCTTGTTTTCTGTGTTGTTTGATGATGTGGAAGCAATGGAATTGGATTGGAGAAAAAGGCACTGCACATGCTCTGTCATATCTTGATCATGACTGCACTCCTCCAATAGTGCATAGAGACATATCAGCCAGCAATGTCTTGCTTAACTCAGACTGGGAGCCCAGTGTTGGTGACTTTGGCACAGCTCGATTCCTCAACCTTGATTCATCCAATCGAACTATAGTTGCCGGAACCATTGGATATATAGCTCCAGGTAAATCATTCTcaatcttccttttttttagttcctatagccCTTTTCTCTATTTCCTCTTAATTCAATATGCAATTGGACTAGTTTGTAATGCTAAGTTTATATCAATTGTAGATTTTGTCTATCATTGttattcttataatattttctttttgatcATGTAATCTGTCTATGTCTATCTGATGAGTAATCTGTCTATGTCTATCTGATGAGTGCAGAACTTGCCTTCAAAATGGTTGTGAACGAAAAATGTGATGTTTATAGCTTTGGAGTAGTTGCACTTGAAACTTTGGTGGGAAAACATCCTAAGGAAATGCTATCATCAGTACCCCAATCAGAATTTTCTTGTAGCATTACATTATATGAAGTATTGGACCAGCGCCTTGCAGCACCAAATATGGCAGATTCATTAGACATAGTTCGTATTGCCATAATAGCATTTGCATGCTTGAATCCCAATCCTTGTTTGCGGCCAACAATGAAACAGATCTCTCAGTGTTTTCTGACTCAACCAACTTCGTTAGCCATTCCTTTACGTGAAATTTCGTTGCAGCAGCTCAAGAATCAAGCGCTCGAATTATTTACAATTGTCAACTCCGTGTAGAGAATCTTCAAAATGCAGTTGATTGTCGCTATCATTTATTAAAGACTTTGTCCAACTATATTTTCACAAGGCTAACAAAAATAGATACTGCAATAGCACTTCATAGAAAAAAATCACCAACAAAACATTATTATTGGTAGTTTAAACAAAAGAACCACGAAACATAAATGACTTATGTCaacaatttcattatttttttaaggctaaaaaaataatgaaattgttGACATAAGCTAACCTAAAAAGAACAATGAAAAACTGTTGACATAATAAGTTATTTATGGCTGCGGTTCTTTTGTTTAAaatgctaataatatattttgtcagCGGTTTAACACGGAACTGCAGAGATGAgtcatttctattttttgtttcaattaacCTCTTGCTTCTGTTGTTTGTTGTTCAAGATGGCAACATCTAGCATTAAACCacaaacaattttgtttttgggtGTGGTTATATggttcaaaattaattctatcaaaatcaattttacctaattttaaaataaactttaaatCATATTTCTTAGCAATTTAGGGTGGGTTTGGGAGCCGTGAATAGGGGTAAAAGTGGGATAGATCATTTGCCAGGGGAACTGTGGTCCAGTCTGTTTAAAGTCTCGTATGACTcagtttaactaataaaaagatccaattcaatttttttaaacaatcttTTTAGTTAAATAGAACAGATCATAGGTCTTAAGAAAGATTTATTAGTCTAACGGAttgtttgtttaaaaattatttttttaatgaaaaaatatgatcatttatatatatatatatatatatatatatatatatatatatatatatatatgactctAACAGATTATAAGTTAAGTAATAAAAGTTAACCATATCGGCATCAATTACATAAAATAGCTTTCTTTATTGgggcaaaataaattattgatgtgCATAGGAAGGGAatattttgtagttaaattaaCATAGCTAGATAACAAAGGATATATTTATATGCCCTAAATAGGCCTTTAAATGGCGAATTACGGCACATGAAGAGAGAAAGGCGAGGAAGTCATGAAGTCCCAAAAATTCTGGTGGTTTGGGAGAGGCATGAAATAGGGTTACATGTTTGAATTTTTAGGTGGATCCTACGGACAAAATCTCCCACGCAAATATGAGAAGAAGCCCgtggaaatttttttgttttgtgtgcaGCAATGTGCTCTCCGCAGCTGGCATGCCATTGGGTTGGTTTGCCTTTTGTCCTTGTCCATTGAAGCTACCTTGGTTTCTTATACGTAGTGGTACTGCTTTATAAACCACCAGCTAGATTTGCTCATTTTTCAGCCCATAGATAAAATAGTTCACCTTACCCTTTCAATTTCCATTACACTGATTAGGTGAACTTTGCATGCATTTTTCCACAACTTGATCTCAATCTCAAGATTCCAAAGTAccaatatgaaataaaatatatgcttAAAGAAGGCAAAAGAAGAATTCcatgcatttttaattattcatgatCCATACTGCACAGCCGAGCTGGAAATCCACCTAGGAGGCACATGTGTCATAACTCagcaatattaatatttttttacttcagcctaacttaaatattattttatattattctgTAATACAATAATGTATACATATAGGAAAGAAATTACACTGCTCAAAGTCCACCGACTCCTCATGACTCTAATAGCAGATTTAATTTGCTCAAACTTTATACACCAATCTACTGCACATAAATAAATcggaaaaaaaaactgaataaaaaagattgtattgtataatttgtcctcatatcatatcattaattaatatccaaaaatCATTTATATAGGGTCAATGGAAACGCTGGTGGTGCTGATCAGGCCTGGGCCAAAAGTTCTGTGGTGCATCAATGTTGTGAAACATGTTGCACAAGCCATCATCTTGAAGGAGTTGGGTTATGCTGTTTGGCTTTAACGAATTTGGTAGTAGGTTTTTAATGTTATGAGAAGATATAGGACTGTTCAAACCTAGTGCTCTTGAGGGATCTAAATTTAGATCTGAGTTGTTATCATTTCCATTGCTCCATGAACCCTCAGTTTCTTTCTTAAGGCTGATTATTCCAGCTTCACAACAATCCCTACTTTTTACAGCTTGTAACTGCAAACAACATATAGTAGGaggaaaaaatgtaattaaaaacaAGTCAATATTATCAAGTATCCACATGCCTTTGGTAGACAGATTCTGATGGGTGCTAAAGGCTTACTTGGATCTAGTGTAACTGTGTCTGTTGGTCATAGTAAAAATCAAAAgacattgaaaacaaaaacattaattactACGTACTAAGATGCTGATATGGGGTCTGACAGTAACACAGATATTCTTCACAAGAATGACCAACTTATAATCAAGAATGACCACTTTATTAAAAAGTCACTAGTACATGTGTTATAGTATATAGtaatacaaaaaatgaaatggagtTTTAGAAATGAAACGCACCAAAACTCAAACAAGGAAAAGGGTGTTCCTCTTCTAGCTAACAAAAGTCAAACAAACAAGggtatgctttcttttcttccaacaTGAAAAATCTCAATTTATACAACCATTAAAGAAGACAGCACTGAAATTTCATATAGAACAATAAGGAGTAGGAAAACTTCCTACTCACAATATAACAAATTGAATACAAGCAAGTCAAGGACGAGAATATGTAgagaacaaaatttaaatttagattaaaaaatgtaaaaggaatgagaaaccacattcttttattttcaaagaacGAATTTTAGAATTGCAGCCCTATTCTGCTATCATGGTCCATATACAAATTAATGgctaattatttgtttaatgaatattgaatatatatctgaatcaagatcaagaacaACAATTTAGTTATAGATCCTGAACAATAAATTCGTATTTatcgatttttccaaaaaagttcattactttgataaaaaaaaaaagaaaccacCATGGAAAATTCAACGATTGATCCGAGCACAATAGATAATAATTAGCTTGAAGCAAGCTAGAACCattaaatcattaattattaccTCTGCCTGTAGTTTCTGGTTCCGAACCTTAAGAACATCATTATCAGCCTTGACTGCTTCAAACTGCTTCTTGAGGACTTCATATTCTTTCTCCAATTGCTTGGTTTTCCATC
This window harbors:
- the LOC100783460 gene encoding homeobox-leucine zipper protein ATHB-20, encoding MAFLPSHGFTFNTTHEEDHCHFPPTSLDPFPSLPPQHFQGGAPFMLKRSMSLSGIENKCNEVHGDDELSDDGVFQSGEKKKRLNLEQVKALEKSFDQGNKLEPERKVQLAKALGLQPRQVAIWFQNRRARWKTKQLEKEYEVLKKQFEAVKADNDVLKVRNQKLQAELQAVKSRDCCEAGIISLKKETEGSWSNGNDNNSDLNLDPSRALGLNSPISSHNIKNLLPNSLKPNSITQLLQDDGLCNMFHNIDAPQNFWPRPDQHHQRFH
- the LOC102660074 gene encoding MDIS1-interacting receptor like kinase 2 gives rise to the protein MTFLLLVYLRHIRLAIKKKHAKKAVMTKNGDLFCIWNYDGSIAYEDIIRATEDYDMKYCIGTGAYGSVYKAQLPSGKVGALKKLHGFEAEVPAFDESFRNEVKVLSEIKHRHFVRLHGFCLHRRIMFLIFEYLEKGSLFSVLFDDVEAMELDWRKRHCTCSVIS
- the LOC106797040 gene encoding uncharacterized protein translates to MEGLFWKALIFQEIAWTTWRIIRGIQCLYDAILKSHQSTPKQTLLREVRWEPPPATAIKLNLDGIFRDHHGNWILGFTNLKAELFALMHGLCKAWNLRYRNIMCQTDSKLALDLLQGNVDA